The nucleotide window ACTTATTTTCTACATTTGAACCAAAACTTTGTTGTTTTATTTTCACTCCTTTTTTTATATACACCGCTCCAATTCCTTTTGGTCCATATATCTTATGTGAACTAAATGTTATTGCATCTATATCTATATTACTAAAATTTAATGAAATATGACCTAAAGCCTGTACAAAATCAGTATGAACTAATGTATCT belongs to Caviibacter abscessus and includes:
- a CDS encoding aminotransferase class V-fold PLP-dependent enzyme, yielding DTLVHTDFVQALGHISLNFSNIDIDAITFSSHKIYGPKGIGAVYIKKGVKIKQQSFGSNVENKFTKRTMPNELVFGFLKAMELLSEKDIEKLAEIKNYTISVNINKFW